A genomic window from Cyprinus carpio isolate SPL01 chromosome A2, ASM1834038v1, whole genome shotgun sequence includes:
- the LOC122147189 gene encoding forkhead box protein F2-like isoform X2: MTTESSQQQLDTPAALRSSPASSAMHSALQSTQTVVESPAATGSKGKKSNSGMRRPEKPPYSYIALIVMAIQSSPTKRLTLSEIYQFLQARFPFFRGSYQGWKNSVRHNLSLNECFIKLPKGLGRPGKGHYWTIDPGSEFMFEEGSFRRRPRGFRRKCQALKPMYRMMNGIGFGASMLPQNFDFQSPSASLACHTNSYNLDMMSNPVSGVHAGYDGLSTAGHHVSHMSPSSGSTYMTACQVASNGEYGPENSNSPLHSPPAMSGSLECHSPYGAASAHWASSGVSPYIKQQPLASSSPTSSGLHSSMPPYSLEQGYLHHNGRESADISGMSRYQSHSSPVCDRKDFVLNFNGITSFHPSSSGSYYHHQLHHQGVCQDVKPCIM, translated from the exons ATGACGACTGAGAGCTCTCAGCAGCAGCTGGACACGCCGGCTGCCCTCAGATCCAGCCCCGCATCCAGTGCCATGCACTCGGCGCTTCAGAGCACGCAGACAGTGGTGGAAAGCCCAGCTGCGACCGGCAGCAAGGGCAAAAAGTCCAACTCGGGCATGAGGCGCCCCGAAAAGCCGCCTTACTCCTATATCGCCCTCATAGTCATGGCGATACAGAGCTCTCCGACCAAAAGGTTAACGCTGAGTGAAATCTATCAGTTCCTCCAAGCGCGTTTCCCATTTTTTAGGGGTTCCTACCAGGGCTGGAAAAATTCCGTCAGACACAATTTGTCTCTCAACGAGTGTTTCATCAAACTTCCCAAAGGCCTCGGGCGGCCGGGCAAAGGCCACTATTGGACCATCGACCCCGGGAGCGAGTTCATGTTCGAGGAGGGCTCTTTCCGACGCAGGCCCCGTGGTTTCCGAAGGAAATGCCAGGCTCTCAAACCCATGTACCGCATGATGAACGGCATCGGCTTCGGCGCTTCGATGCTGCCCCAAAACTTCGACTTCCAGTCGCCCTCCGCGTCCCTGGCCTGCCATACCAACAGCTACAATCTGGACATGATGAGCAACCCGGTGTCCGGCGTTCACGCGGGTTACGATGGCCTCAGTACAGCAGGTCATCATGTCTCACACATGTCGCCCAGCTCGGGTTCTACATACATGACGGCATGCCAAGTCGCTTCCAACGGCGAGTACGGCCCAGAAAACAGCAACAGTCCGCTGCACTCTCCGCCGGCCATGAGCGGCTCTCTGGAGTGCCATTCGCCGTATGGAGCCGCCTCGGCACATTGGGCTTCATCAGGTGTGTCTCCTTACATTAAACAGCAGCCACTAGCCTCCAGCAGCCCGACCTCCTCTGGATTACACTCGAGTATGCCGCCTTATTCTCTGGAACAGGGCTATCTGCATCACAACGGCAGAGAGTCGGCCGACATCTCAG GAATGTCTCGATACCAATCCCACTCTTCGCCAGTCTGTGACAGAAAAGACTTTGTGCTGAACTTCAACGGTATTACGTCGTTTCATCCATCCAGCAGTGGATCCTACTATCATCATCAGCTACATCACCAAGGAGTCTGCCAAGATGTAAAGCCATGCATTATGTAA
- the LOC122147189 gene encoding forkhead box protein F2-like isoform X1, giving the protein MTTESSQQQLDTPAALRSSPASSAMHSALQSTQTVVESPAATGSKGKKSNSGMRRPEKPPYSYIALIVMAIQSSPTKRLTLSEIYQFLQARFPFFRGSYQGWKNSVRHNLSLNECFIKLPKGLGRPGKGHYWTIDPGSEFMFEEGSFRRRPRGFRRKCQALKPMYRMMNGIGFGASMLPQNFDFQSPSASLACHTNSYNLDMMSNPVSGVHAGYDGLSTAGHHVSHMSPSSGSTYMTACQVASNGEYGPENSNSPLHSPPAMSGSLECHSPYGAASAHWASSGVSPYIKQQPLASSSPTSSGLHSSMPPYSLEQGYLHHNGRESADISAGMSRYQSHSSPVCDRKDFVLNFNGITSFHPSSSGSYYHHQLHHQGVCQDVKPCIM; this is encoded by the exons ATGACGACTGAGAGCTCTCAGCAGCAGCTGGACACGCCGGCTGCCCTCAGATCCAGCCCCGCATCCAGTGCCATGCACTCGGCGCTTCAGAGCACGCAGACAGTGGTGGAAAGCCCAGCTGCGACCGGCAGCAAGGGCAAAAAGTCCAACTCGGGCATGAGGCGCCCCGAAAAGCCGCCTTACTCCTATATCGCCCTCATAGTCATGGCGATACAGAGCTCTCCGACCAAAAGGTTAACGCTGAGTGAAATCTATCAGTTCCTCCAAGCGCGTTTCCCATTTTTTAGGGGTTCCTACCAGGGCTGGAAAAATTCCGTCAGACACAATTTGTCTCTCAACGAGTGTTTCATCAAACTTCCCAAAGGCCTCGGGCGGCCGGGCAAAGGCCACTATTGGACCATCGACCCCGGGAGCGAGTTCATGTTCGAGGAGGGCTCTTTCCGACGCAGGCCCCGTGGTTTCCGAAGGAAATGCCAGGCTCTCAAACCCATGTACCGCATGATGAACGGCATCGGCTTCGGCGCTTCGATGCTGCCCCAAAACTTCGACTTCCAGTCGCCCTCCGCGTCCCTGGCCTGCCATACCAACAGCTACAATCTGGACATGATGAGCAACCCGGTGTCCGGCGTTCACGCGGGTTACGATGGCCTCAGTACAGCAGGTCATCATGTCTCACACATGTCGCCCAGCTCGGGTTCTACATACATGACGGCATGCCAAGTCGCTTCCAACGGCGAGTACGGCCCAGAAAACAGCAACAGTCCGCTGCACTCTCCGCCGGCCATGAGCGGCTCTCTGGAGTGCCATTCGCCGTATGGAGCCGCCTCGGCACATTGGGCTTCATCAGGTGTGTCTCCTTACATTAAACAGCAGCCACTAGCCTCCAGCAGCCCGACCTCCTCTGGATTACACTCGAGTATGCCGCCTTATTCTCTGGAACAGGGCTATCTGCATCACAACGGCAGAGAGTCGGCCGACATCTCAG cAGGAATGTCTCGATACCAATCCCACTCTTCGCCAGTCTGTGACAGAAAAGACTTTGTGCTGAACTTCAACGGTATTACGTCGTTTCATCCATCCAGCAGTGGATCCTACTATCATCATCAGCTACATCACCAAGGAGTCTGCCAAGATGTAAAGCCATGCATTATGTAA